The Zingiber officinale cultivar Zhangliang chromosome 9A, Zo_v1.1, whole genome shotgun sequence genome window below encodes:
- the LOC122018773 gene encoding uncharacterized protein LOC122018773, with translation MADKAAVGVADDMGESMQCVDHPYRSNPGGVCAICLQEKLGKLVSSSKSTPFLPLQPSPSSSTSSRTSLSDVGAGSGGAPGLASVYSRHGAIVDDGRRTKFPYLSADYSKKKKGSGGGGGSYANGARKLVSNGTGHATASAVMANGGGLVFKRSKSVATRTSGSSLAQVGVGRGNGDAAIADSPRKKSFWSFLYHSSVSSTSNSSSSAANGNSNRRRSTSSSSGGGCEGEVNKQLQPPSNKLEAATARQSGENGGVEDAESPSGSQASSSFGRKVSRSRSVGCGSRSFSGDFLERISTGFGDCTLRRVESQREAKPKTALQLDHNKSNDDDPQHMLKERIKCGGFFPGLGMMSAYWLSPAPHDDDYDTGSRVSASTAASKASVAPHVRTRTWSFAFASPMRAFRPYSSSSKSLYTNAGTSTVPATNFISSINASNKIINGHGGGGNQSKLGGDTSFLAVQS, from the coding sequence atggccGACAAAGCGGCGGTGGGAGTGGCGGACGACATGGGGGAGAGCATGCAGTGCGTGGACCACCCGTACCGTAGCAATCCGGGCGGGGTGTGCGCCATCTGCTTGCAGGAAAAGCTGGGAAAACTGGTCTCCTCCTCCAAGTCCACCCCTTTCCTCCCCCTCCAGCCCTCGCcttcctcctccacctcctcccgcACCTCCTTGTCCGATGTCGGCGCTGGGTCTGGCGGTGCCCCTGGGCTCGCCTCTGTCTATTCGCGCCACGGCGCGATCGTGGACGACGGCCGACGGACGAAGTTCCCTTACCTTTCAGCTGACtatagcaagaagaagaaaggcagcggcggcggcggaggtagTTACGCGAACGGCGCAAGGAAGTTGGTATCGAATGGAACTGGTCACGCTACCGCTTCCGCCGTGATGGCTAACGGCGGTGGGTTGGTTTTCAAACGGAGCAAGTCTGTGGCCACGAGGACGTCCGGATCGTCCCTTGCGCAGGTTGGTGTTGGCCGCGGCAATGGAGACGCCGCCATCGCAGATAGTCCTCGGAAGAAGAGCTTCTGGTCTTTCCTCTACCACTCTTCTGTTTCTTCCACCTCCAACTCTTCTTCCTCTGCTGCCAATGGGAACAGCAACAGGCGCAGATCCACCTCATCCTCTTCGGGGGGAGGGTGCGAAGGAGAAGTCAACAAGCAGCTGCAACCGCCGTCAAATAAGTTGGAAGCAGCGACCGCCAGGCAATCAGGGGAAAACGGTGGCGTGGAGGATGCCGAGAGCCCAAGCGGCAGCCAAGCGTCATCCTCATTCGGGAGGAAGGTGTCGAGATCCAGGTCAGTGGGATGCGGCAGCAGGAGTTTCTCGGGCGACTTCCTTGAGCGCATCTCCACGGGCTTTGGTGACTGCACGCTGCGGAGGGTGGAGTCCCAACGCGAGGCCAAGCCCAAGACCGCCCTCCAACTCGACCACAATAAGAGCAACGACGACGACCCACAACATATGTTGAAGGAGAGGATCAAATGCGGAGGTTTCTTCCCGGGATTGGGGATGATGTCGGCCTACTGGCTCTCCCCTGCGCCTCACGACGACGACTATGACACCGGTAGCAGGGTCTCGGCCTCAACCGCCGCGTCGAAAGCAAGCGTCGCGCCTCATGTGCGAACCAGGACCTGGAGCTTTGCCTTCGCCAGCCCAATGAGAGCCTTCCGGCCTTATTCTTCCTCCTCCAAGTCGCTGTACACCAACGCCGGCACGTCTACTGTGCCGGCGACCAACTTCATCTCCTCGATCAATGCCAGCAACAAGATAATCAATGGCCACGGCGGCGGTGGCAACCAAAGCAAGCTTGGGGGTGATACATCCTTCCTCGCCGTGCAGAGCTAG
- the LOC122018772 gene encoding pentatricopeptide repeat-containing protein At5g18950-like, with the protein MSIKAFVHLNRRIYLVVSPVFTLTRTTSATVISSRIPASFAVEAVPTAPYTTGVEGRVDYDGDRSNESRYRQVAESAKRVCEIIIARPRWESSLLSHFSPSVLFHPTCVCQVLRLLSSKNLMLSLRYLLWLSSHPDAPPADPETSASLLYALADMRAWKAALLAIRTMKCQPDTRALESFLLRLIVNERCARDVMVEAIALVSTHLTHYSVPLSIWNSSLSSSLRSKRTDLVWRLYELMMQAGVSGDASTAGYLIQAFCIENKLDDAYRLLREVSMKGLIPDAISITKLIAEFSKDGNFGKVSELLHLMIAGGCMPDIFTYQSIIQGLCENGKVHDGFRIFNNLKLRGYDPDLVTYTTMIDGLCKTGKMVVAWNLWLEMIGKGLKPNAYAYNVIINGYCKARDLSRAQNLYHEMGSAGLSESIMSCNTMIAGLCMEGRMEEALNMSEEMPNKGIEPDVITYNTLIQGFCNEGNTTEAKKLYRKLFSMGLKPSVSTYTPLIWTLCNEGNVLDAVELIKCMKEENLEPLVCTNDFVVDGFCKVGKVEEAMAWLVNMLENNLKPKKGTINKLLVCLSKNHIVDDPLLVLNNLFKLGYTLDMSVCYLLVDRLCRDTQTQSTLQLEEILLNK; encoded by the coding sequence ATGTCGATCAAGGCTTTCGTGCATCTCAATAGGCGCATCTATCTCGTAGTCTCTCCCGTGTTTACATTAACGAGAACCACATCCGCCACCGTCATCTCCTCCAGAATTCCAGCGTCTTTCGCAGTGGAGGCTGTGCCGACGGCGCCTTATACTACTGGAGTAGAAGGGCGTGTAGACTATGACGGCGATCGCAGCAACGAAAGTCGGTACCGGCAAGTAGCGGAGTCGGCGAAAAGGGTGTGCGAGATAATCATTGCACGTCCAAGGTGGGAAAGCTCGCTTCTTTCCCATTTCTCTCCCTCGGTGCTGTTCCACCCCACCTGCGTCTGCCAAGTCCTCCGGTTACTTTCCTCTAAAAATCTCATGCTCTCTCTTCGTTACCTTCTTTGGCTCTCCTCCCACCCTGATGCTCCACCCGCTGACCCTGAGACCTCAGCCTCTCTCCTCTATGCCCTTGCCGACATGAGGGCGTGGAAGGCTGCGCTGCTCGCCATTCGCACGATGAAATGCCAACCTGATACACGTGCACTTGAATCCTTCCTTCTCCGTCTCATTGTCAATGAACGTTGCGCAAGGGATGTGATGGTGGAGGCAATTGCCCTTGTCAGCACCCATCTTACACATTATTCTGTGCCCCTCTCCATTTGGAACTCTTCCCTGTCTTCTTCCCTCCGGTCAAAGAGGACTGACCTTGTGTGGCGTTTATATGAGTTGATGATGCAGGCTGGAGTTTCAGGTGATGCTTCCACTGCTGGCTACTTAATCCAGGCTTTCTGCATAGAGAATAAGCTGGATGATGCCTACAGACTCCTACGGGAGGTATCTATGAAAGGTCTAATACCTGATGCGATCTCAATCACCAAATTGATCGCTGAGTTCAGCAAAGATGGTAACTTTGGCAAGGTTTCCGAgctccttcacctgatgatagcaGGTGGCTGCATGCCTGACATCTTTACTTATCAGTCGATTATTCAGGGATTGTGTGAGAATGGGAAGGTGCATGATGGTTTCCGCATTTTTAATAATCTCAAGTTGAGGGGATATGATCCTGACCTGGTTACCTACACAACAATGATTGATGGTTTATGCAAGACGGGTAAGATGGTTGTTGCATGGAACCTGTGGTTAGAAATGATAGGGAAGGGACTCAAGCCAAATGCTTATGCATATAATGTCATCATTAATGGGTATTGCAAAGCAAGAGATCTCAGTAGGGCTCAGAATTTGTATCATGAGATGGGCTCAGCTGGGTTAAGTGAAAGCATAATGAGCTGTAATACCATGATTGCCGGATTGTGCATGGAGGGGAGGATGGAAGAAGCACTTAACATGTCTGAGGAAATGCCAAATAAAGGAATTGAACCTGATGTCATTACCTATAACACACTGATTCAAGGTTTCTGCAATGAGGGGAATACGACAGAAGCCAAGAAACTATACAGGAAACTGTTTTCAATGGGTCTGAAGCCCTCTGTTTCCACATACACACCGTTGATATGGACTCTTTGCAACGAAGGCAATGTGCTTGATGCAGTGGAGCTGAtcaaatgcatgaaagaagagaATTTGGAGCCTTTAGTTTGCACAAATGATTTTGTCGTTGATGGGTTCTGCAAGGTTGGCAAGGTTGAAGAAGCCATGGCTTGGTTGGTAAATATGTTGGAGAATAACCTCAAACCAAAGAAAGGGACAATTAACAAACTTTTGGTGTGCCTTAGTAAGAATCATATAGTGGATGATCCACTGTTGGTACtgaataatttgtttaaattagGTTACACTCTCGATATGTCTGTATGCTATTTACTGGTTGATCGACTATGCCGAGATACACAGACACAATCAACATTGCAGCTTGAGGAAATATTGTTGAACAAATAG